In the Rhizophagus irregularis chromosome 8, complete sequence genome, one interval contains:
- a CDS encoding uncharacterized protein (SECRETED:cutsite_VHA-ID; SECRETED:prob_0.9916); SECRETED:SignalP(1-20), with amino-acid sequence MNKTLTVYLFLLGIITYVHAIDINVNVGGPNGENIFSPKIVSASVGDNIVFTWISGKHSVIESDAAKSCIKSLKPNAFTSGGAFMAPKTWTLSLSDDIVGKTWFYCGVPGHCTLDDMHGTIIIDDSSVKAPTTNPGKVAPNPGKVAPNPKVTPNPPNLGKAVPSSDNNTNNTPVLVGAIIGALIGGILLTIGSFFLYKMFKRNKTNKDIMLIPGDHRNNEGIILIPGNNEMYENKNKFHSDSNTEVYNDEQEANHEQEANYGQEANRGREANHGQEANHGQEAISIPENNDAASLKNYITQIVRQEMKQNPK; translated from the exons atgaataaaactCTTACTGTATACTTATTCCTTTTAGGAATTATTACATACGTTCATGCGATTGACATCAATGTTAATGTTGGTGGCCCAAATGGAGAAAATATTTTCTCCCCAAAAATCGTATCTGCCTCCGTTGGTGATAAT attgtCTTTACTTGGATATCCGGTAAACATAGCGTTATCGAATCCGATGCAGCAAAATCATgcataaaatcattaaaaccTAACGCTTTTACTTCTGGTGGTGCATTCATGGCACCTAAGACATGGACTTTATCTTTATCAGATGATATTGTTGGAAAAACATGGTTTTACTGTGGAGTTCCCGGTCATTGTACTCTTGATGACATGCATGGTACTATTATAATTGACGATTCCTCTGTTAAAGCTCCTACTACTAATCCCGGTAAAGTTGCTCCTAATCCTGGTAAAGTTGCTCCTAATCCTAAAGTTACCCCTAATCCTCCTAATCTTGGTAAAGCTGTTCCTTCTTCTGataataataccaataatACGCCAGTTTTGGTTGGCGCGATAATAGGCGCACTGATTGGTGGTATCTTATTAACAATAGGaagtttctttttatataaaatgtttaaaagaaataaaaccaATAAAGATATAATGTTAATACCAGGAGACCATAGGAATAATGAaggtataatattaataccaGGAAACAATGAGATgtacgaaaataaaaataagtttcatAGCGATAGTAATACAGAAGTTTACAATGATGAACAGGAAGCTAATCATGAACAAGAGGCAAATTATGGACAAGAAGCTAATCGTGGACGAGAGGCTAATCACGGACAGGAAGCAAATCATGGACAAGAAGCAATTTCAATTCCTGAAAATAATGATGCTGCTagcttaaaaaattatattactcaAATCGTAAGACAAGAAATGAAGCAAAatccaaaataa
- a CDS encoding uncharacterized protein (SECRETED:cutsite_VYA-DD; SECRETED:prob_0.9824); SECRETED:SignalP(1-22), giving the protein MNKTFAIYLLFFGLITCTYVYADDVLVKVGGPNGENIFDPQTAYAKVGDKIIFKWISGAHNVIESNLTGTCIKSSKPNAFASNGKACMELIKYLPILLFQIILLRLQATNNTNNTPIIVGEAIGLLTGVSLLTAVSYFLYKRFNKNNIILIPDSNRNNYHDSKQINKSENQDTEKVYNPGQEAVSISENTKVYNHGQETIPISENDALQNYIVQIVRKEMMQNQKEHSSNEVY; this is encoded by the exons atgaataaaacTTTCGCTatctatttacttttttttggaCTTATTACATGTACATACGTTTATGCGGATGATGTGTTAGTTAAGGTTGGTGGTCCAAAtggagaaaatatttttgaccCACAAACTGCATATGCCAAAGTTGGTGATAAA ATCATCTTTAAGTGGATTAGTGGAGCACATAACGTAATCGAATCTAATCTAACAGGAACTTGCATAAAATCATCGAAGCCTAATGCTTTCGCTTCAAATG GGAAGGCATGTATGgaactaataaaatatctcCCAATTCTATTATTCCAAATAATCCTATTAAGGCTACAAGCAACAAATAATACGAACAATACACCAATTATAGTTGGAGAAGCAATAGGATTATTAACCGGTGTTAGTTTATTAACAGCGGTTAGCTACTTTTTATACAAaaggtttaataaaaataatattatactcATCCCAGATAgcaatagaaataattatcatgattctaaacaaataaataagaGTGAAAATCAAGATACAGAAAAAGTATACAATCCCGGACAGGAGGCAGTTTCAATTTCAGAAAATACGAAAGTTTACAATCATGGACAAGAGACGATTCCAATTTCTGAAAATGACGCTttgcaaaattatattgtcCAAATTGtaagaaaagaaatgatgCAAAACCAAAAAGAGCATAGTTCAAATGAAGTTTATTAG